Genomic window (Campylobacter ureolyticus ACS-301-V-Sch3b):
TATTTTTTGTGAAAGAGAAAATGGCAAAATGACCTTAAAAAGGGGTTTTGAAATTCAAAAAAACCAAAGAGTTTTAATAGTTGAAGATATTGTAACAACTGGTGGATCTATAAAAGAAGTCGTTGAGGTGGTTAAGAGCTTTGGTGGTAATATCATAGGTATTGTGATGCTTGTAAATAGAAGTGGAAAAGAACTTATTTTTGATGGTGTAAAATCAAAAGCACTTTTAAATTTAAATGTTTCAACTTATAAAGCAGATGAATGTGAACTTTGTAAAAAAAATACTCCTTTGACAAAAAGAGGAAGAACTGGAAAATAAATATAAACTCTAAAAGAGCCATAAATTTGGCTCTTTTATTTAATTTACTTACAACTTGCTGGAAGGCTGAAATTTAGATCTATTTGGCTCCAAGATTTACCGTGGTGATAGGCTTTTTCAGCTATTCTTTTTAGTTGTTCCCACGCTGCGTTTGTGTTAAAGTCTAGTATTTCAAGTTTTCCTGTTGCTTTTAGAGTTTCATCATCAACTTCATAAGAAAATGGAATTTCTTTTGCAACGCCGTTTATTGTAAATTCTATTTTAATCTCACTATCACTTACTTCTATAAC
Coding sequences:
- the pyrE gene encoding orotate phosphoribosyltransferase, which translates into the protein MGNLDKNLMSESEIKDIFIKTGAILHGHFLLTSGLHSDTYIEKFSVLKHPKFTEILCKEMAKRYINDNVELVIGPMTGGILLAHEVGKALNTEAIFCERENGKMTLKRGFEIQKNQRVLIVEDIVTTGGSIKEVVEVVKSFGGNIIGIVMLVNRSGKELIFDGVKSKALLNLNVSTYKADECELCKKNTPLTKRGRTGK